A genomic region of Campylobacter corcagiensis contains the following coding sequences:
- the dcuC gene encoding C4-dicarboxylate transporter DcuC — translation METFRLWLAVFGIIAVVVLLIKKRDTKTVLLGVGLVLCLLSLKPMDGLSAFTASMTKVGLIKAICASMGFAFVLKFTKCDQALVDTLTKPLGNIGFFLIPAVVILTWFINIAIPSASGCAAAVGATLIPLLMASGVKPAMAGAAVFAGTYGGVLSPGSAHNIYVTDMIVKGGNTAYTVQDIIKVQMPSAFLSLAIVLISISVVAFVLKDYTKGVNYLSSNQNNVNVSKNTKTNYIHALMPLVPLAILIVAGTPLSEISFLEWTKMGVAEAMILGAIVTLIVTMTNPEKIVKEFFSGMGTAYANIIGIIIAAGVFVAGLMACGAIDFIIAILKNEQDYVKFGGTFIPFLMAVVTGSGDAATFAFNDAITSKAAEFGFSQDVLGMAATISGALGRTASPLAGACIVCAGLANTNPFAIAKRTFLGMVISVIAIAFIIL, via the coding sequence ATGGAAACATTTAGATTATGGTTAGCTGTTTTTGGAATCATAGCTGTTGTGGTATTATTAATTAAAAAGCGTGATACAAAAACTGTTTTACTTGGTGTTGGTTTAGTTCTTTGTTTATTATCATTAAAGCCAATGGATGGTTTAAGTGCTTTTACAGCTTCCATGACAAAAGTTGGACTTATAAAAGCAATTTGTGCGTCAATGGGCTTTGCTTTTGTGCTTAAATTTACAAAGTGTGATCAAGCGTTAGTAGATACTTTAACAAAACCACTTGGAAATATTGGATTTTTCTTAATTCCTGCAGTTGTAATCCTAACTTGGTTTATTAATATTGCTATTCCATCAGCTTCTGGATGTGCGGCTGCAGTCGGTGCAACTTTAATTCCGCTTTTAATGGCCAGTGGTGTTAAACCCGCGATGGCTGGAGCTGCAGTTTTTGCTGGAACTTATGGTGGAGTTTTAAGTCCTGGCTCAGCGCATAATATTTATGTTACTGATATGATTGTAAAAGGTGGAAACACTGCTTATACTGTACAAGATATTATAAAAGTGCAAATGCCAAGTGCATTTTTATCTTTAGCTATAGTTTTAATTTCAATTAGCGTAGTTGCTTTTGTTTTAAAAGACTATACAAAAGGTGTAAATTATTTATCTAGCAATCAAAACAATGTCAATGTTTCAAAAAATACAAAAACTAATTACATACACGCTTTAATGCCATTAGTTCCGCTTGCTATTTTGATAGTCGCAGGTACACCATTAAGTGAAATTTCATTTTTAGAATGGACAAAAATGGGAGTTGCTGAGGCTATGATATTAGGTGCGATTGTAACGCTTATTGTAACAATGACAAATCCTGAAAAAATCGTGAAAGAATTTTTCAGTGGAATGGGAACAGCTTATGCAAATATTATAGGTATTATAATTGCTGCAGGTGTGTTTGTGGCTGGACTTATGGCTTGTGGGGCAATTGATTTTATTATTGCTATTTTAAAAAATGAGCAAGATTATGTTAAATTTGGTGGAACTTTTATACCATTTTTAATGGCAGTTGTTACTGGCTCAGGTGATGCGGCAACTTTTGCTTTTAACGATGCAATAACTTCTAAAGCAGCTGAGTTTGGTTTTAGCCAAGATGTTCTTGGAATGGCTGCTACAATAAGTGGTGCTTTGGGTAGAACAGCTTCACCATTAGCAGGAGCTTGCATTGTATGTGCTGGATTAGCAAATACAAACCCTTTTGCTATTGCGAAACGAACATTTTTAGGAATGGTAATTTCTGTAATTGCAATTGCATTTATTATTTTATAA
- the pepT gene encoding peptidase T — protein MDIVSRFLNYTKINTTTNRENGANGIMPSNPKELELAKLIKNELEQMGISDINLSSKAILIAKIPSNLDKKVPSVAFFAHLDTSAEQTNDTKAKIVKYTGGDICLNEELKIYLKECENPELKNYIGDDIIVTDGTSLLGADDKAAIASIVNMCQYFMSNPQVKHGEIIACFVPDEEQGLRGAKALDVNLLGADFGYCLDCCEIGEFIYENWNAGDCVVTFTGRSAHPMNAKGNLINSLLMAHKFISLLPGGEAPEYTENKEGYFWVKELSGNSAKTVLKIDIREFDQEIYKKRMEFLQKLADNLNEIWDNRINICLNDRYANVYNFLNNDNAPAIKFAKQAFENAGVEMKIKPMRGGYDGAVISQKGVPTPNIFTGAHNFHSIYEYLPVNSLKKSSEVITQIVKLVAQ, from the coding sequence ATGGATATAGTAAGTAGATTTTTAAATTATACAAAAATCAATACAACAACAAACAGAGAAAATGGTGCAAACGGCATAATGCCATCAAACCCAAAAGAGTTAGAACTTGCTAAATTAATCAAAAATGAGTTAGAACAAATGGGCATTAGCGATATAAATTTAAGCTCCAAAGCTATTTTAATAGCTAAAATTCCATCGAATTTAGATAAAAAAGTGCCAAGTGTAGCATTTTTTGCACACCTTGATACAAGTGCAGAACAGACAAATGACACAAAAGCTAAGATAGTAAAATATACAGGTGGTGATATTTGTTTAAATGAAGAGTTGAAAATTTATCTAAAAGAGTGTGAAAATCCTGAACTTAAAAACTATATCGGCGATGATATTATTGTAACTGATGGAACTAGTTTGTTAGGTGCTGATGATAAAGCAGCGATTGCAAGTATTGTAAATATGTGTCAATATTTTATGAGTAATCCGCAAGTTAAGCATGGAGAAATTATTGCGTGTTTTGTGCCTGATGAAGAGCAAGGTTTAAGGGGTGCAAAAGCACTTGATGTAAATTTGTTAGGGGCTGATTTTGGATATTGTTTGGATTGTTGTGAGATTGGTGAGTTTATTTATGAAAACTGGAATGCTGGAGATTGCGTAGTTACTTTTACAGGTCGTAGTGCTCATCCAATGAATGCAAAAGGAAATTTGATAAATTCGCTTTTAATGGCACATAAATTTATCTCACTTTTACCAGGCGGTGAAGCACCTGAGTATACAGAAAATAAAGAGGGGTATTTTTGGGTTAAAGAGTTAAGTGGCAATAGTGCAAAAACTGTTTTAAAGATCGATATTAGAGAATTTGATCAAGAAATTTATAAAAAAAGAATGGAATTTTTGCAAAAATTAGCTGATAATTTAAATGAGATTTGGGATAATAGAATTAATATTTGTCTTAATGACAGATACGCAAATGTTTATAATTTTTTAAATAATGATAACGCACCTGCGATAAAATTTGCAAAACAAGCTTTTGAAAATGCAGGAGTTGAAATGAAAATAAAGCCAATGCGTGGCGGATATGACGGGGCTGTTATTTCTCAAAAAGGCGTTCCAACACCAAATATTTTTACAGGAGCACATAATTTTCATTCAATTTATGAGTATTTGCCGGTAAATTCGTTAAAAAAGTCAAGTGAAGTAATTACTCAAATCGTAAAACTAGTTGCACAATAA
- a CDS encoding FUSC family protein — translation MINLIRQKDPANFGLIYAIKALFGVSLTCLITFTLAGKALMLWAISGCVSVFFITTFKGSNKDRILGLMLFVFLSFNLILLSNFINALGIWLFLPAFVWIFLAQILSLYSINLSIAMINSAFICFVVLVVSSGISNFNSKFAAFGFILGSVIALIIRGFSNYGKFTKRAFKVIFNELSFLAKGQISTAQILDKISKTKDILNVKSSQFRDDNLIQNHTKVAFYLYKCEELVHALALLNLDHTDEIVENINELRKLFLDEELIFKYEFKNSKNAIVYEILDDIKNGSNAPLLPKKAKFSLKSFINSLNLNNQTFKFSLKFALAIAISLIIANLAQIERGVWVAIGTLCVMKVSVTEVTKATFQAIISTTLAVVFAVFMINLLSGSFMIYPFIFVAIFMLFYFKIFSYPVSNFGLIVCVSIYFFAISGDFKSLMILRLMDMSFGFLIACFVSFFIFPVKNSQKFKPLVNEILENFVNISNSIIQNQKTGEFTTLNSKNTDKISQFRGLFKSPLNTKFDEISKALVNIRIYSLKNGINSELKKDILDLKIRFIMLISKLNSRPYYFKDEQDFSLNLTKHLANLQSQIYNDISPNSLN, via the coding sequence ATGATAAATTTAATTAGACAAAAAGATCCTGCAAATTTTGGATTAATATATGCTATAAAGGCTCTGTTTGGTGTAAGTTTAACTTGCTTAATCACATTTACATTAGCTGGTAAAGCCTTGATGCTTTGGGCTATAAGTGGGTGCGTTAGTGTGTTTTTTATCACAACTTTTAAAGGCTCAAACAAAGATAGAATTCTAGGGCTTATGCTGTTTGTGTTTTTATCTTTTAATCTAATTTTGCTATCAAATTTTATAAATGCCTTAGGAATTTGGCTATTTTTGCCCGCATTTGTATGGATATTTTTAGCTCAAATTTTATCTTTATACAGCATAAATTTAAGTATTGCCATGATAAATTCAGCATTTATCTGCTTTGTGGTTTTAGTGGTTAGTTCTGGAATTTCAAATTTCAACTCAAAATTTGCAGCATTTGGCTTTATACTTGGTTCAGTTATAGCTTTAATAATTAGAGGATTTTCTAACTACGGCAAATTTACAAAAAGAGCTTTTAAAGTGATATTTAATGAACTCTCTTTTTTAGCAAAAGGTCAAATTTCAACTGCTCAAATCCTAGATAAAATATCAAAAACAAAAGATATACTAAATGTTAAAAGCTCCCAGTTTAGAGATGATAACCTTATACAAAATCACACAAAAGTAGCCTTTTATCTATACAAATGTGAAGAGTTGGTTCACGCTTTGGCTTTATTAAATTTAGACCATACTGATGAGATTGTAGAAAATATAAATGAGCTAAGAAAGCTCTTTTTAGATGAAGAACTAATTTTTAAGTATGAATTTAAAAACAGTAAAAACGCTATCGTATATGAAATTTTAGATGATATTAAAAATGGCAGTAACGCTCCTTTGCTTCCAAAAAAAGCAAAATTTAGCCTTAAATCCTTCATAAATAGCCTAAATTTAAACAATCAAACCTTTAAATTTAGCCTTAAATTCGCTCTTGCTATTGCAATATCGCTTATAATTGCAAATTTAGCCCAAATTGAGCGTGGAGTTTGGGTAGCTATTGGAACGCTATGTGTGATGAAAGTAAGCGTTACAGAAGTTACTAAAGCAACATTTCAGGCCATCATAAGCACAACTTTAGCAGTTGTTTTTGCTGTTTTTATGATAAACTTACTGAGTGGATCGTTTATGATTTATCCATTTATTTTTGTTGCTATTTTTATGCTTTTTTACTTTAAGATTTTTAGCTATCCTGTTTCAAATTTTGGGCTTATTGTATGCGTAAGTATCTATTTTTTTGCTATAAGTGGGGATTTTAAATCACTTATGATTTTACGATTAATGGATATGAGTTTTGGCTTTTTAATAGCTTGCTTTGTTAGTTTTTTTATATTTCCAGTTAAAAACTCTCAAAAATTTAAGCCTTTAGTAAATGAGATATTAGAAAATTTTGTAAATATTTCTAACTCAATCATACAAAATCAAAAAACTGGAGAATTTACTACTTTAAATAGCAAAAACACAGATAAAATAAGCCAGTTTAGAGGGCTATTTAAAAGCCCTTTGAATACAAAATTTGATGAAATTTCTAAAGCTTTAGTAAATATTAGAATTTACTCTCTTAAAAACGGCATCAATAGTGAGCTAAAAAAGGATATTTTAGATCTTAAAATCCGCTTTATTATGCTAATCTCAAAGCTAAACAGTAGACCTTATTACTTTAAAGACGAGCAAGATTTTAGTCTAAATTTAACTAAACACTTAGCAAATTTACAAAGCCAAATTTATAATGATATCTCGCCAAATAGCCTAAATTAA
- the pepE gene encoding dipeptidase PepE gives MNALLLSASSYKDTGYLNHSKGWIKEFLGKNWDEEILFIPFAGVTRTNYEYEKRVQNCLENSNIKSIHHYKDMKNAIKNAKSICVGGGNTFMLMAKIYEFDLLDEIKNAVRNGAKYFGWSAGANIAGKTMMTTNDMPIIMPKSFESLNLFSYQINPHFISGQIKGHNGESRETRLNEFLIANPSEIVYAMPEGTAFLIDGDKAEVIGHSDILKFEYKKDVQTIKIGEKIKI, from the coding sequence ATGAACGCCCTACTTTTAAGTGCATCAAGCTATAAAGATACTGGATATTTAAACCACTCAAAAGGCTGGATTAAAGAATTTTTAGGAAAAAACTGGGATGAGGAGATTTTATTTATTCCGTTTGCTGGCGTTACTAGGACAAATTATGAGTATGAAAAAAGGGTTCAAAATTGCCTAGAAAACTCAAACATCAAAAGCATTCACCACTATAAAGATATGAAAAATGCTATAAAAAATGCAAAATCAATCTGCGTTGGGGGCGGAAATACCTTTATGCTAATGGCAAAAATTTATGAGTTTGATTTGCTTGATGAGATAAAAAATGCCGTAAGAAATGGCGCGAAATACTTTGGTTGGAGTGCTGGGGCAAATATCGCTGGAAAGACGATGATGACGACAAATGATATGCCAATAATTATGCCAAAAAGCTTTGAGTCATTAAATTTATTCTCGTATCAAATAAATCCTCATTTCATAAGCGGCCAGATCAAAGGTCATAACGGCGAAAGCAGAGAAACTAGGCTAAATGAGTTTTTAATAGCAAATCCTAGTGAGATAGTTTATGCGATGCCAGAAGGCACAGCGTTTTTAATAGATGGTGATAAAGCCGAAGTTATCGGACACTCAGATATTTTAAAATTTGAGTATAAAAAAGATGTCCAAACTATAAAAATCGGCGAAAAAATTAAAATTTAA
- a CDS encoding DMT family transporter: protein MEDQKSSYGLGIIVTLLSALFWGFSSACGQYLFEQKNISPEWLVTTRLILSGILLLSYSIYKQKAQILLIFTNKKDTLILIFYAIFGLYACQYTYYLTIDLSNAAIATILQYTSPIFIIIFVGIVDKTLPSLKEILALICVVIGVFILATHGDPSNLVIPPKAIITGLLSALCILVYSITPIKINRRYGILTCLALGLSMSGVMSSVMCRAWSLEGVSDLPGVGALLGVVLCGTVLSFSLYMKGLSILGPTKASLIASIEPVTSAFFIWIWLGVTFVAFDFLGFFLIIASTIILAKK from the coding sequence TTGGAAGATCAAAAAAGCAGCTACGGTCTAGGCATTATTGTTACATTGTTAAGTGCCTTATTTTGGGGGTTTTCTTCAGCTTGTGGACAGTATCTTTTTGAACAAAAAAATATCTCTCCTGAGTGGCTTGTAACAACAAGGCTTATTTTAAGTGGAATTTTACTTCTTTCTTACTCTATTTATAAACAAAAAGCCCAAATTTTACTTATCTTTACAAATAAAAAAGATACATTAATACTTATCTTTTATGCTATTTTTGGTCTTTACGCTTGTCAATATACATATTATTTAACGATAGATTTAAGCAATGCTGCTATTGCTACTATTTTACAATACACTTCGCCGATATTTATCATAATTTTTGTTGGTATAGTAGATAAAACTCTACCTAGTTTAAAAGAAATTTTAGCTCTTATTTGCGTGGTAATTGGCGTTTTTATCCTTGCTACTCATGGCGATCCTTCAAATTTAGTCATACCGCCTAAAGCTATCATTACAGGACTTTTATCAGCTCTTTGTATTTTGGTTTATAGCATAACTCCTATTAAGATAAATCGCCGTTATGGCATTCTTACATGCCTTGCTTTAGGGCTTAGTATGAGTGGCGTTATGTCTTCAGTGATGTGTAGAGCTTGGAGTTTAGAAGGAGTTAGTGATCTACCAGGAGTTGGGGCTTTACTTGGTGTAGTACTTTGTGGAACGGTCTTATCATTTAGCCTGTATATGAAAGGTTTATCAATACTTGGTCCAACAAAAGCTAGCCTTATAGCATCTATAGAGCCTGTAACCTCAGCATTTTTCATATGGATATGGTTAGGCGTAACATTTGTAGCATTTGATTTTTTAGGCTTTTTTCTGATAATAGCCTCTACGATAATTTTGGCAAAAAAATGA
- a CDS encoding MFS transporter, giving the protein MIFSRNFLSICAINFTLYISSYLTLISGTNFAIKTLGASVSTAGLITLMYTLGVIFGTLYMGRIVDKISIKKTIFIVMVLDLIVSLLYTQITNVGFLLVLRAMTGTLFGMGTCICNTTISKLVPKTKRGVGIGYYNMSVIIASAISPAVAIKFNSTQAYQTSFITAAIAMAIGLLSVFFLTYKSKDLDGKKLKFSIFTLIEKTSLGVSLIMFLAGCAYGGILAFLSAHTQGLNLTNSGALYYPFYSIVALFAVWICGSVFDKFGPNLVSLATLFSLALSVFLLGIAKSSIFILASAFFLAFGWATFKSLAQSMVVKLAPSSKIGLANSTFFIAANLGIGISPPLLGFLEPSFGFSGVYIASSFIMLLAMGLYLVFVSPKFK; this is encoded by the coding sequence ATGATTTTTAGTAGAAATTTTTTAAGCATCTGTGCTATAAACTTTACTCTTTATATTTCAAGTTATCTTACTTTGATAAGTGGGACAAATTTTGCCATCAAAACTCTTGGTGCAAGTGTGAGTACAGCAGGACTTATAACCTTGATGTACACTCTTGGTGTTATATTTGGCACACTATATATGGGGCGAATCGTTGATAAAATCAGCATTAAAAAAACTATTTTTATAGTCATGGTTTTAGATCTCATAGTAAGCCTACTTTACACACAAATTACAAATGTTGGCTTTTTACTTGTATTAAGGGCTATGACAGGAACTCTTTTTGGTATGGGAACTTGTATATGTAATACTACCATCTCAAAGCTCGTTCCTAAGACCAAAAGGGGCGTTGGGATAGGGTATTATAATATGAGCGTGATTATAGCTTCTGCCATATCGCCAGCTGTAGCTATTAAATTTAACTCAACTCAGGCGTATCAAACAAGCTTTATAACTGCTGCTATAGCCATGGCAATTGGCTTATTATCTGTGTTTTTCTTAACTTATAAAAGTAAAGATTTGGACGGAAAAAAGTTAAAATTTAGCATATTTACTCTCATAGAAAAAACAAGTCTTGGGGTATCTTTGATTATGTTTTTAGCAGGATGTGCTTATGGTGGGATTTTAGCTTTTTTAAGTGCTCACACGCAAGGATTAAACCTAACAAATTCTGGAGCTTTATACTATCCATTTTACTCTATTGTAGCTCTTTTTGCGGTTTGGATTTGTGGAAGTGTTTTTGATAAATTTGGTCCAAATTTAGTAAGCTTAGCAACACTTTTTAGTTTGGCTTTAAGTGTTTTTCTGCTTGGTATTGCAAAAAGCTCAATTTTTATCTTAGCTTCGGCTTTTTTCCTAGCTTTTGGCTGGGCAACATTTAAAAGTTTAGCTCAAAGCATGGTAGTAAAGCTTGCTCCATCAAGTAAAATAGGCTTAGCAAATTCTACTTTTTTCATCGCTGCAAATTTAGGCATTGGCATAAGTCCGCCACTTCTTGGATTTTTAGAACCGAGTTTTGGTTTTAGTGGCGTTTATATAGCATCATCATTTATTATGCTTTTAGCAATGGGCTTATATTTGGTATTTGTATCGCCTAAATTTAAGTAG